From Fusobacterium varium:
ATATTTGTTACTATCTCATGCATAGGTACATGCCCTGGTCCTTCTATCATTACCTGTACATCTTTTGCCCAAGCTCTTTTTGTAAGTTCCCCAAGTATAAGCAATTCTTGTATCTGAGGTGCATCTGTTGAATCATGAATACTTCCAGGTCTAAGTCCATCTCCCAGACTAAGTGTAACATCATATTTTCTACAGATATCAAGAAGTCTGTCATAATGCTCAAAGAAAGGATTTTCTCTATCATTCAGCATCATCCATTGAAAAAGTATAGAACCTCCTCTGCTTACAATTTTAGTTAATCTTTTATTATTTTTTAATCTATCTACACAAGTTCTGTTTAATCCAGCATGAATAGTAAGAAAATCTATTCCATCTTCACAATGTTCTTCTACTACTCTAAATAATTCTTCAATAGACATATCCTTTATATTTTTTCCTAATTTTGCAACTGCATCATACATTGGTACTGTTCCAAGCATAACTGATGATTTATCTACAAGTTCTCTTCTGAACTTTTTAGTATCTCCAAAAGTGCTTAAGTCCATTATTGCATCAGCACCATATTCAATAGCTTTCTGTACCTTTACCATTTCCCCGCAATAATCACAACAGTCTTCTGATACTCCAAGATTTACATTAACTTTAGTTTTTGTTCCTTCTCCCACTGCTCTTGGATAAATATTTTTATGGTTAATATTGGCTGGTATAACAACTCTTCCTTGAGCCATTTTTTCCATAAGCTCCTCTTTTGCCATATTTTCATCTCTTGCTACTATCTCCATCTCTTTTGTGAAGATACCTTTTTTAGCTGCTTCCATTTGTGTAGAATACATATTTTTCCTCCTGTTATTTTTATTCCTGAACTATAGGGCAGAAAATAAAAAATGCCCTATACCAAACGGTACAGAGCAATTGTTTTTCTTCCTGCCAGCTAAAATTCAATAAGGCTGAAAAAATAAACTCGCTTCCCTCCGCTGGTACTATCCAGATCAGGTTCCAAGGGTCAGGTTTTATCCTTCTCAGCTTTTCAGCTCCCCTAGCAGTTTAATTATTATTTTCTTTTTTACGATTATATTCCTTAAAAATAGTTTTGTCAAATCTTTTATTTTATTCTTACACACTATTGAAAATTCTTAAAGTAAAATGTCCTTTTCTATTTAAAGCTTCCTTCTTTTCTATTATATTCTTCCAGTCCTTTTTTAACTATACCGGATAATCCAATAAGTGCGATTATATTAGGCAGTACCATAAGGCCATTGAACATATCAGCAAGTTCCCATACTAGTTCCACTTTCAAAAGACAGCCTAAAAATATGAAAACTAAAACCACATATGAATATATGTTCACACTTTTCTTACTGGAAAAAAGATATCTGATATTTGCTTCACCAAAGAAATACCAGCCTATAATAGTAGAAAAAGCAAAGAAAAAGAGAGCAACAGCTACAAATATTGTTCCTAATTGTCCCATTCCTTGTTTAAATGCAAACTGTGTCAATGATATACCTGTCATTTTTCCATCTATTGGTACATTTGACAATATTATAAGAGCAGTTATAGTAAGTATTATAAATGTATCAAAAAATACTCCAAACATTGCAACTATACCTTGATCTATAGGATTCCTGACTTTGGCTATAGCATGGGCATGAGGTGTACTTCCCATTCCTGCTTCATTGGAAAACAATCCTCTTGCAACTCCATATCTCACAGCCTGCTTCACCCCCACTCCTAATAATCCACCAGTGGCAGCTTTAGGATTAAATGCTCCTACAAATATCATTTCTATACCATGGATAGTTCC
This genomic window contains:
- the thiC gene encoding phosphomethylpyrimidine synthase, encoding MYSTQMEAAKKGIFTKEMEIVARDENMAKEELMEKMAQGRVVIPANINHKNIYPRAVGEGTKTKVNVNLGVSEDCCDYCGEMVKVQKAIEYGADAIMDLSTFGDTKKFRRELVDKSSVMLGTVPMYDAVAKLGKNIKDMSIEELFRVVEEHCEDGIDFLTIHAGLNRTCVDRLKNNKRLTKIVSRGGSILFQWMMLNDRENPFFEHYDRLLDICRKYDVTLSLGDGLRPGSIHDSTDAPQIQELLILGELTKRAWAKDVQVMIEGPGHVPMHEIVTNMQIEKKLCHNAPFYVLGPLVTDIAPGYDHITAAIGGAIAASSGADFLCYVTPAEHLRLPTLEDMKEGIMASRIAGHAADIAKGIKGAIEWDHRMSKFRGELNWKGMFTECIDPEKAEAYRASSAPIEEEVCTMCGDLCPMKRCNEILD